GAGCCTGAGGGTCCCGAAGGCTGCGAGGGTTCCGACGGTTCCGGTGATGGGTCGAGCCCTGGTGAAGACCAGGCGTAAATGCTTTAGTTCTTTTTAGTTTCTCCTTATATatcttcttttttgtttattttgaagtcgtTTTATTGtgcctttgtaaatatttttggaataaatAAAATTTTCCCTATTTGGTAATATCGTATCTTTACTTTCCAGCATCTATTTGCAATTTGTTATTTGCGTATCATTTTTAATTCCTTAGCATAAAATCAAATATAGTCTAGAGCATCCGTTCTTCAGAGGCCCAAATGGAGCCCGATTTCGATGACAACTCTGGATTACTTGTGGCTTCGAGTCTTTGAAAAAACTAAAGGCCTTTAAGATGCTTAAGTGTCTTAGATGATGTTTTTGTCGAGGGTAACCTTTTAATAGGTTTCGATTTTTCATAAGGGCCTTACTTTATGAGTATGGACTTGGGACGTCTATGAGCCATTTTTAGGGCAGCCGTAGCCTTTCGTATTCGGGCACTGCTTAATAGGCTTGGTGCTTCGGGGATTTAGTGGCCCGGGTCATCCGAATTTTATCGGtcgatagtccccgagtattGGTAGCCCGTGGGCTTTAGGATATAGGATCGAAGAAGTGAAATGCGTAGTAATAAAGTGTAACGGAAGTAGAGGTTTCTTTCATTGTTTAATATGCAAGGTACATGATCGAAGGCGCATAAGCCTTATGCCGTGGCTAGAGTGGACTATGTGGGCACGGTTTGCATGACCGTTTAACCCTTACAAATGAATCCTAATCACTAAGCCTTAGATTTTGACATATAGAATTCTCCTTTTCTAAGAATACTAACCTAGGGGATGGCCCCGACATTCGAGGCCGAACTTGTGAGGGCTCGAATATCGTTGATTCGGTGCAAATGATCATCAATTTTGGTTTAAGGACGGTCTTCAAAACTAATGTAGCACATTTTATTGTTgcttcgttaaaaaccttgccgaaaaacccactTTGGGACAAAAtcagttcaaggaaaaaagagtacaacacgtgctttcagacctaatagtcacGTGCGTCCCTGGCCAAGTACCTGCATATGTTAGTCAGTAATGTAACTAAATTATAAGGGAATTAagttcgtaccttagcagtagtaccgctttaacTGTGtcatattccagttgtttggtagttatGCATTGTTTCCCGCTTCGAGTTTATATGAGCCTTTGTCGGGTATTTCGACGATtcaatatggtccttcccaattcggaccCAGTTTTTCTTCATTTGGGTTCCTGGTGTGTAGTTCTACCTTTCTCaataccaagtccccgacttgaaaatgtcggaggttggctcttcggacAAGGGCAGCTTCCTGCCTTTCACCTAACAATTCTATGCTCGTGGTCATGGATTCGCCGTTTGAATCTTTGGTAGCATAACCTGAGGCTTGGTGCCCCTACCTCGACTAGTATTAAGGTTTTCTCTCTATAGACTAGAGAGAACGGGGTCGCCCCAGTACTTTACTTCGAAgtcgtgcggtatgcccataggacttcaggCAAGATTTATTTCCACTTCCCTTTAGAACCGatcaacctctttttcaggttttggagtatagttttgttcgttgattccgcATACCCATTCCAACTatggtgataaggtgttgataataTATtcttgatcttatgatcttcaaATAACTTACTCAACTTGTTGCCGATAAACTGTTTCCCGTTGTCGCAAACGATCTCGacaggtatcccaaatcgacatattatgtgaCCCCAGATGGagtcgatgacttctttctctcgaAACTTCTCGAACGCCtgagcctcgacccatttggaaaaataatcgatcatgaatagtatgaattgaaCCTTACCGGGCGCCCATGGCAGGggaccaacgatgtccattccccacttcataaatggccacggggACAGGATCGAGTGGAGCATCTCTCCCGATTGATGGATCATGGGGGCGTGTCTTTGGCACTCGTCGAATTTTCATACAAAGTCTCTCGCATCCTtctccatttcattccagtagtggTTGGCTCTAATTAGGTTCTGAACTAAGGATTCTACCCCCgaatggttcccgcaagtgcACTCATGAACTTCTCTCATGGCATATTCGGTCTCTCCCGGCCCTAAGCATCTGGCCGGTGGACCGAAGAAGGATCTCCTGGATAATGCTCCTTCGACTAAGCAAAATCCGGAAGCCTTGGTGCGCAGGGCTCTCGATTCCTTGGGATCCGAAGGAAATTTTCCTGTCtaggtagtctatgtatttgtttctccaatcccaagtcaaaatTTTCGAGTTTACTTtggcgtgaccttcttctaccaccgagttcatcagttgtaccaCTTGCCCCGAGCTGAATTCATCGGAGTCAACAGATGACCCTAAGTTGtcagtgcatcggcctcactgttttgatctcTGGGTACATGCTgcagagtccattccttgaattggtgCAGGGTCACCtgcaatttgtccaagtacctccgcATCTGTTCTTCTTTTACTTCGAATGTTCCGTTGACTTGATTTAcgacaaggagggagtcgcatttCGCTTCGATCACTTTGCCCCCAAGGCTCTTAGCCAGCTCTAGAACTTGCAATCATatcctcatactcggcttcattgttagtcaattttataattcTAATAGACTACCTGATTACGTTACCCGTAGGTAAGTTTAATACAATGTCGAGCCTAGACCCTTCACGTTGGAAGCACCATCCGTGAATAGGGTCTAGATCCCCAAACTAATCCCCAAAGTGAGCAGTAATTCCTTTTCGACTTTGGGTATTAAGGCTGACATAAAgttggccacgaagtctgccaaaatctgagattttataGGAGTTCCGGGTCGGTACTCGATGTCGTACCCGCTAATCTATATGGCCCATTTGTCCAATCGGCCTGATAGCTCGAGCTTATGCATGATATTCCTCAGCAGGTAAGAGGTTACAACACATatagggtggcattgaaagtacgacTTTAGCTTCGTAGAAGTGCTTAGCAAAGTGAGTGCTAACTTTTCCAGGTGAGGATATCTCGATTCGACATCGCCTAGAGTTTtactgacatagtaaataggaaattgcgtaccttcttccTCCCGGACTAAGACACCACTTACTGCCAACTCAAAAACTGCCAAGTAGAGATACAATTGTTCGTCTGCTTTCGGAGTCTGCAGCATAGGGGAGCTCGACAGGTACCGCTTGAGCTCTTCCAAAGCCTGCTTGCATTTCGGAGTCCAGGAAAAGTTATTCATCTTCAATAGTGAAAAGAACCTATGGCTCTTGTCTGtggacctcgagatgaaccggCCCAATGCGGTCAGTCTTTGAACTACCTTGACGTTTTCCACTATggtgatgtcctctatggcctttaTTTTATCGGGTTTGATCTCTATCCCCTGaatggataccatgaacccgaggaatttacCCGAACCGACCCTAAATGTGCACTTCTCCAAGTTTAGCTTCATGTTGCATTTCCttagtatgtcgaaggtttcctgcaaatgtttcaaatgatcCTCTACTCGCAGgaacttgaccaacatatcgtcaatataaacttccattgatttcccAACTAGGCGTTGGTGGTTGGaaccggcgttctttaaaccaaacaacattacgttatagcagtaggtgccgAATTTGGTTATGtaagaagtcttttcttgatcgtccgggtccatccgaatttggttgtacccggagtagacGTCAAGAAAATTTAGTATCTCATGCCCGACTGTCGtctcgatcatgcgatcgatattaggcaaagggaaagaatccttagggcacaCTTTGTTTAGGTCTTTATAATACACACACAtccttagtttatttcctttttaggtactaccactacgttaACTAGCCAATACGGGTATTTAACTCCCGTATatcctatttttagaagtttagATACATCATCTTTGATGAATACGTGTTTGATCTCGGATTAGtggtgttcgtcggtcggtattgtatggtatttagacatttcggttcggtattttcggtattcggtatcctaaaatgctataccaataccatacctaattaaattcggtatggttcagTTTTTCATCTTTCGGTTTTGGTTTATTCAGTacggtaacttcggtttattcggttctaAAGCAGCTTTTGAACGTTATATTTAGGGGAGAATAACACCTTAACTAGACggcaaaattaaaattataactaGCCAGTAAAATCAATCTTATGAATGCAGCAACATTACACATCATATATGGGACTTCTATAAACAGAAGCATAAGAATAGAATAACGTTTACAAACTTCATCAACATGTAAGTATGTATGGTCTAAAGCTCTAACTTGCATCTCCGTAATATACCAGACACCAGTAAGCTTCTCAAATGTGACCAAAATAAGTTTTTCATAAGTGTTATTTACAGAAATCATTCGGGTAACATCCATTAACCACATAGACAAAAATAGGTAGCGCACAGGCTTTAACAAAAGAATATGGAACTAGAAACATTCTCGTGAAGCTCTCTGGTAACTAGGGGCTGCAAGGATGACATGATATTTAAAATTAAtctaatatatatttcggtacggtatcggtatttcgatattttttaaaaaataccaaataccatacctaataccaaatatttttaaaatgtaaaccaaataccataccaaataccaaaagtttttattttggtatgataattcggtatttaccaaattatgcacagccCTATCTCAGATTGTGGTCTCCTTTTCTACTTTACCGGATGGAACATCGGGTCCAAAcgcagcttgtgagtggttacctccggtgggattcctgtcatgtcaagatAGGACTAAGCAAAATAATCggtgttagctttaagaaaaataataagtcTTTTTCTAAGCTCGGGGGTTAACCtcgtacccaggtataccttttgatccAGTAGatgctcgattaatatgacttgttCCAACTTTTCAACCATTAATTTGGTGGCGTCGGTGTCATTAGAAGCTATAAATGATCTCGAGATGCCATAATCGCCCTCCTAGTCTTCTCTCTGTTCTTCATGTTTCTCCAGTTCGGTCGACGTCAgtatcagtgattgctatttaacctttttctttttgttcggTTCCGTGTTCCTTGATGTCAAAACCGTGAGCACCGGGATTACCTCATTGACGGAAAAAATCTCCCTTGCATCCGGCTATTCTCCGTAGGCTGTTTTAACTCCCCCCAGTGTGGGAAATTTCAACGCCTAGTGTAAGGTCGAGGGTAGagccctcatgttgtggacccATGGCCTTCCTAAtagagcattgtacctcatgtccccttcaaTCACGTagaacttcatttcttggattGTCCCGGCATTGTTTACTGGCAAGGTTATCTCTCTTTTCTTGGTCTCACACGCCATGTTAAATCTGCTCAATACCCCGACTGCCGATGCGATTTGGTCCTATAACCCCAATTGCTCTACGACCattgatctgatgatgttggccgagctacctggatcaatcaacataTGTTTAACTCGTGATTATTGATAAGTACGgttattaccagtgcatcgttgtgaggctgtACGATGCCCTCGGCATCTTCGTCACTGAACAAAATGGCTCCCTCCGGAATATAATCCCGGGtgcatttttcccttgtgatagatactttagTGTGTTTTATCATTGGTACTTGGGGAACATCGACCCCTTCAATGATTGCGTTGATCACGTGCTGAGGCTTCTCTTATTCGACCTATTTGTTGGcgtccctattcctgaagtggtttttggcttgctcactcaggaattctcggaggtgcccattgttgaataatCGGGCAACTTCTTCTCTCAAATGTCGGCAATCTTCGGTCATGTGACTATGAGTGtcgtgatacttacacatcaaattAGGATCTCTATGGGTAGGGTCAGACTGCAATGATCGGGgccacttggtctctttgatgCGCTTTATGGCTAACACGATGCTGGCAGCGTccacgttgaagttgtactccgataatgTGCTTCCCTACTCCCGAGCGACCTGTCGAACCTATTTTTCCTCATCAGACCTCGGCCACTGGGTCCTCGATCGCTTATCTTCTCATTTCTTAGGGGTGACGCCCGGATCCATTTCCCCTTCGGTCtgcattgtatggttgataccgatctcggACCGGTCTTGGCTCTTGATCAATGGCTCTCTTAGATCTATTATCGGCCCTGAGGGGGTAAACAGATCCAGAAGGGGGCccgagttggtcgtcctcgaccctgatctttgattggtacctGTTGTGGACATCGACCCAGGTTACCGCCGGGTActccaccaaattttgttttagctatTGAGAGGCCAAGGAACTTCGGGGGTTGAGCCCCTGAGTGAATGCTTGAACGGCTCAATTATTTGCAACCGGTggtaggtccatccgttccatttggaatcttaacacgaactccctgagcatctcgttattcATTTATTTGACCTTGAAGAGATATGACTTTCTGGTcttgaccttgatggccccgacaTGGGCCTTTACGAAAGCacctgcaagcatagcaaacgagtcaatggaatttgggggcaagttgtgataccatatcatttctcccttggacaaagtctccccaaacttcttcagtaacaccaactcaatctcatcgtcttccaaatcgcTCCCCTTGATTGCgcatgtataggaggtcacatgctcatttggatttgtggtcccattatatttggggaTGTCGGGCATGCGAAACCTCTTTGGGATCGACTTTGGTGCTGCGCTGTAAGGCCCCattaaaatttcctaatgatttaagattttaaagtgcaccaacggtatttgggaataacgtgttCGAGTATaaaaggagacccatgggatagaaccatattattttgaaatgaaaatatatgtttaaggtgtgttggaacatactaaggagttctATGAATGACAAGAATTtatgtggaacaagttggatacattaagtgaaaaggatgtctcaattcgaACAACATCCTATTTCAAACGTATGCTTCTACCAAAACATAAATACTTAGGatgtgatctacctatcaaattaaacccTTTGAGtctaaattaccaaaggctggcggaggagtctgcagatgcgaagcatccaaggccgcgtccgaaagaaaggctggcagtgaagtgctgccatagcatccaggtccgcatccgagcttcaaagaggagtgaagtgggcATGCGAAGCATCTAgggccgcatccgaaacccagaatTATGGCCTTATAAATACAAAATCGGGGGAAGAGAGTATTTTGtgtattgggggttagggttcttgatgGTGAAGAGatgattttgagctcaaatcaagtccaatcaactaaggtaagtttttaatgatgttttgggtttattattactcaatatacatgagttctaacatcattcttatATCCAAATaatagatttcatcatcaaatactcaagaacacaaaaatcactaaagttgtgatttttcaagattgatctactaaaGGTAATTCCactgcttcaaactcgtttattatgagtagttagaagtatttgaagcatttattacaagttttaatggttgaaatattggattataaaactctagttcatggcacgaatagtacttttgagaaaataagagagaagatagaatggtaatcttggcgatgaaatttatgaatacaatgaacctatggaatttgttactaatattggtctcattggatgttgttattttttttattgaagttgcttagtgtagTGAATCGTTGTAGTATTATTAAGGgatgaatttgaggtatgttggctaaactcctctcctagaattgaatcccatggtattcatgtaatttatatAAGTCCCGAATTGTTCGTTATGAAAGTGGCTATTCTGAATAAACTTAtgttgaaatatatatgttcaatatgtatcccaaaatgcttttatcatgttatgttatcaattgagaaTATATTCAAAGTATGgcttgtgcattaataatgttgcgacttcaagtcaagttcaaacgaaggctattatgccaaattttgtgaaacatatctatgtgcctaagactctcaattgctcatatgtgtactacAAATCTTgaattgaattgttgttgttgttgatgatgatgatgatgtttgaaagtgaaaaagttgagcatgaattactaaatacgactgacgtgccaagaatgattttttttctaattgttgccactagtgccaataaaatgaaaatatgggaaagaagtatgaaatgagatgattggtaTAAAAAGTTTGAtgtgtggtgagacggcctagccgatcgggtcgtgatcggacaccatgccgcacacatggtggtgattgtgctggaaattatgattttgattgatgtatcaaaataagatggcctagccgattgggtcgtgatcggattccgtgctaaaagtacgatgGTATTGGTATTATGAATATTGATATCGTGAATGGTGGCATACGGGTACTAAAGACCTCCCAACTTAAGatatggaaatttatttgaacattgtcttgatcctaatttgaggtttgatgttgtttgagactTCCACTGATATTATGATTGTTCTTACTTGTATTATCAattgttctattgagagggtgttttgtcaCTCATAATAGTACTATttcacatgtactaacgtccctttttgctgggagcgctgcatcttcaatggatgcaggtggttccacagcaggagacactgatcagtgatagcggtacaccctcttcctagcagacttggtgagccccactttatttcggggtcatgtatattTTGTTCATTGTGTATTATgtttaaggtatagccggggccttgttgctgatATTATCATAATACTCttctgtatctattagaggctttgtaaacatagtgtgggttgtatactagttttgggaaagtcaaactagttaTGTTGTGCTTGGATTGTTTGTTCCACTACAGACTTTGAAAAACGTGTGTGAAagttgagactttaaaatgatgaaactattgaaaatgaattggtattgtagacatgatcaccgTATTGTCTAATTAACAAAAATATGTGTTCTCTTTATTCAAGGacgagtttgggtagaaggaatctaataggattgctcggccgggtttactcggttgagcgccggtcgcgcttcccgagtTCAGAGCGTGACACGTGTATGGAGGGAAGGGCTTCTAGATAAATTTCTGGGAGTCCAGCCCCTTtaatatcgggggtgctcccgggatctgatcgaccctgaaattgtatgtttccaccttcttgtcattagCCTCAATCTTTTTCTCACCCGAATCCACCTGTTTAGGCAACGCTTCGAACATTTTCATTACCTCAAGATTTACCCCGGGCTCGGCTTCACCCGGTCTCTCGATAATTTGTTCGTCTCTTCGGGTGCTTTCCCGGGATTGTTCGGGCTCGACCCTGTTGGAGGGCGTGACTTTGATTCTGCAGTTGTGTTATTGCCGCTTGTTGAGCCTGCAGCATTTTGAAAATCAGTCGTAGGCTCACCCCATCACCTGCACCTTCGGGTGCTTCTCGAACTGTTGGTCGGGGTCTCCCGCGAACACTATTTTTGGGATCAGTTGGCAATTTGATATTAATGGCCACTTGCGAGTTATCATTGATCGAATCGGCAGTGATGGCCAGACTCAGCGTCTACATTCAAGTGAgcagattgagagtttgacatttttgggCTGGCCTAAAATTAAGATTTCAAAGAGCAGgcgtaaaatagggtgtgttatggagatcgtatcaaatcaccactattatcctttgccctacggtgggcgccaaactatttatcctaaaattagataataattaaatttgtacgcgatttAAATGATGCGTGATTTAATTCAACACGATTAATTAAGAATAATATATAAATGAATTAAAGacgaaataaactattaaagcaATCGCAATGATATGATTAAGCCTGATCTTAGATTGAATAGCAACCTCGTCCTCGGTTCGAGCCTAGTCGTGAATGAAGAAcaacttcccctttatatagtacaAGTGAGCAAAGTTCTTAACAGTAGCTagaagataaaaataaatttttattgccTTGAATTGCGTGTTACCATATGTTAgattaaagaaaaaaatttcaTTTATATATTAGGAGAATTTCagtcctagtacaagtctaaaaaaatgtaaaaatcttCTTTTGCCGGTAATTATTGATCCATAATCGACATCGAGCGAGATTCGCACCGTGATATCCGATTGAGGGTAAGTTTGTGGGCCCCTATTAGTCGTGCATAACCGTCCACCGCGTTTCCCGAGGTCTAGAAGTCATACTCGATCCAGGGTGCATCGCTTTACCGCGTCTGATGTTGGATATATCGTTCATCATTTCCGAGTCTCGACGTGTCTCTGGCCCCATTTACAATCTCGCGGATCTGTGTTCCCTCCTTTGTTCTTTCATCGGGAAATCGGGATAGACATTGCCCccgattttatccatacacattAATaattgtgaaaaatgatgaatagTTATGGAGTTTAAAGAAGGATGCCGGGTcctctaatgtgctaaatgattaCTTGACCAATAATTAGTCTCGTCCTAATTAAGGACTAACTGGTCTAAGTTATAAAACCATCATGatgattattaaaagaaattgttgatGAATGATCGATTTTATATGAATCATACcattaaatataaataataattttaaagtaATGACCAACCGGTTGATCCTTAGATTTCTGATTAATACAACTGATTTATTTGAAAAGTGCTTAACTCGGATGATTAAAAAATTCAAACAGAAAATGCTCTCAAATTTTACTTTTCATTCTCGTGGATCAAGGTTCAATTCTAACTTGATCCTTAGATTTCTAACCACCTCTTTATCTTGGGCACCTCACCCTCATAATTATCATAAACAAAAGAGGAATCATTATCAATGTAAAAATTTCACGGGTCACCTCATTTAAtctatacccactttttaaaaaaatttaatttgtactcgctttttaaacaactccaggcatctttctcctcctccttctcctccttcgttttcttcttctccttcttcttcttcttcttcttcttcttcttcttcgggtgaCAATAATTTTATATGATGGTTATGAACATATTTTAATGTAGTTTATGATGTCTTACAATAGTGAGCTGTTATGATGCTTTATTTTTTGCTattgcttagggtttcttcttcttctttttcttaattgcaaaatgtgttcattagatttattgttgttttgacaaattgatgattggggtttgttcctgatgatatttggaggttatgtttcaaatttgagctcatttggagtagatttaagtattaaattgtaaattggattgttataattcgaagaacaaatttctgtttctaggcaatttgcacttcaggcatatttggccttaagtgcataaaaACGTTGGtcgcacttcagaccttttggccttaagtgcatctgaagagtacaaattttcacttcagacttattggcctttagtgcatctgaagtgcaatttttcacttcagacttattagtcattggttgcacttcagagcTGAAGTTTGTGTGCAGACTTAGAACTTCAGCttctagaatgctgaagttcagaaaatataaacaaaaactccagctcctagaatgctgaaattcagcaaatacaaaataaacttcagccctagaatgctgaagttcagcaattacaaaacaaacttcaactcctagaatgctgaagttcagcaattacaaaacaaaaatttcagccaaAACATATTGTAGTTTTATTGATTAAAATGATTAAAATGTATAaactatttaaaattttaaaaaagatattataatatatatataagtaattattaaattttgtatataatttattggtttggttcgatttcttttttggtttttttataATGGaactaaaaccaaaccaaatgttaacgatttctaaaatttaaaacaaaaactaATCTAAATCAAAAACTAAGTCTGTTTACTTAATCGGTTTTTCGTGAAACTGTGAACAGCCCTAAAATTAAGAAGTACTACTAACAAAAGAAAATTGGATGGTATGAGTAATTATTACTAAAAATTCAAGATGTCAAAGGTCAATCTACATTCCCACACACAGCTTCGTCCTACGTGGAATTAAGTCATTGGTTAAAGAAACAAGCAACTCAATAATTAGCTGCTACTATCAACGTGGGATCTATATTCTGCGTGTAGCTCCCATTACCTGGCAAATTAGCGGTCGGCCCTTCACCGTTAGATTCCCTAATCGAACGGTGGACATGCCCTGCCAACGTCATCTTACATCAATGAAAAAGGTAACAGGCTGTGACTCACAGCTACCTTCCTTAACTGAACACAACATTCTActtctattttaaaataattttaaaaactggACGATCTTTGGCAGCACAGAAGTATTTTTCAGTGTGTTAAATTCTCAATCCTTTTTATTGATACTTTAAAGTTTTTGGTGAACCTAGGGTTTCGAGGTTCCTTCAGTTTTTTCTTTCAATGGCTTCTATCTCTCATAGAGGCGGTGATTTCTACGGTGCTGCTTCCCACAGATCCAGGTATCTAtgaaaaacggaaaaaaaaatTATCGTCTTCTTAAATTATAATTTGTTATTGTCTAATTGCTTGCACAATTTGAATTGTGATAGAGAAGTGTTATGTAACAAAAAATTACCAAAAGTATAACCTAATTAGGAGAAAATTAACAGAAATacacttttttgcattttttgggttaatttttgagaaattgagttgttttcttttgttgtttgattgaTCAGAGATGGATTGAGTACGAGGCAAGTAGGTGGTTCAGATGAGATACAGGTGCGGATTGATCCGATGCACGGAGACCTAGATAACGAGATTACAGGTCTTCGCAAGCAAGTGAAACAGCTTAGAAATGTATGTTTACCTATCACCTTGTCTGTGGCTCTATATTTTAGTATCTTGTATTTTTTGTTGGAGGATATTTTTTTTGCATAACCGGTGGCGTCTTTAATATGTATGTACATGTCAAATTTGGTGATGTGTTATGTCATGGATCCATTTTAAATAAGGTGATGTGTTGTGTTGGGACACTAATAACAATATTTCTTAGAAAACATTGTGAAACTTGTTAGGCATAGAGGTTGAAGATAGTTGAAGTCTCTTCCATGAACAAACGAAAGTGTAATGACAATACAGCATTCAGGATTCAACTAAACCACACAATGTT
The nucleotide sequence above comes from Nicotiana tabacum cultivar K326 chromosome 12, ASM71507v2, whole genome shotgun sequence. Encoded proteins:
- the LOC107764886 gene encoding bet1-like protein At4g14600 isoform X2 gives rise to the protein MASISHRGGDFYGAASHRSRDGLSTRQVGGSDEIQVRIDPMHGDLDNEITGLRKQVKQLRNSTANVVFLISRLSGEYIDAWTHANTEKLQMAPKDMASVMLLCLQFKLDSMCA